The Solanum pennellii chromosome 11, SPENNV200 sequence TCTATCATTCTTTATGAATGTGGTATGTATTTTCCCCCTCTCATTCATTTGATAGCTTATCACTAAGTTGTCTGCCTCGCAAGATAGCTCACCAACCTCAATTACACTTGCAATCATATTGTCATATGAACCATTGAGAAGCAACGCAATAGTAACTATAGTCTTACTAAAAGATTTCCAAAACCAGCTTTTGGGAGTCTCCTCCTATACTCCCATATAGTCACCACCAGCAACAACATATTCAGCTACTGCCATATATAGACTACACTGATagatactccctccgtccacaATTGTTTGGCAggtatactaaaaatatatgtccaagattaattatcaatttaaataatcaagaaacaaTTAGTAACCTTTTTCCAAATTTGCCCTTAATGATGGTGTAgttcaattgaaaagttatgtagacttttgatatttttgatagGGTTATATTAGTTAAATTACACCTTGTATTAAATTTTCCTTGAGGGGTGTGCATGACtgtaacatgacaaacaattatggacggagggagtactaGATTACGATATCAGTTTCTAGTGGCCGATGACTGATACGAAATCCGTACAAAATGCGAATGAACAAGAATGGGTTCAGATCTAGCTCGAAATGgataaaatgtatttatagtcCTTCTAAACAACTAAAGATGATCTAAAAACGAGTTATGAAGTGATTTTGGAAGATTTTCGTAAGCTTCAAGAATGGcggaaattttttttctttgaaactatttgaaagaaaatggtgtaaaaatggaagaaatgaCTAGAATGATGATGATTTCACCTGTGAAAGCTAAAATATCGTCGAAATCTGCTAAATCGACCGCAAAAACAGGAGTATTTTGGTTTCTTCTTGGAGAGCTTTTCTCCGgtaaaactttttaataaataaaaaaaataaaaaacaattctaCATTTGAATTGGATGGGCAGGGACCAAAGTATAGTATCAAAAACTTGAGTGTAGGGTGTCGTATGTTTTGAAAGAATATTGAGTGATATCATATATAGTGTTTAAAGTACCAAATTTTTTTAGACTTTTATCTAAATATTCAATTAAGTTTGAAGAGTGGCTATTTTGCACTCTTCCATAGGACTTCTGCAAAATTTAGGTATCTTTttaataactaaaattaatttaacgaagtcattatgtattttctctttaatgaataaaattactccaaaaaaaataaatgagagagagagaaacatcTCCATATTCCAGGTGGGACTTGTTACCCAACCTTTCCACATGCATTTGTTCTCCATCGACAAATTCGATATGGCAATcattaaatcaattataaaatatcatgattaactaatttcacttttaagtGGAGTAAATAAACtagatattttatgttattaagtgtatatttcatgcaaaagaaaatattgagacaaattatattttgtttggatggttgttatTCGTTATGTTGTACTATTTACAATGTTTGttacttaaaatttattgtatCGTAGCATTTAAATTCATCGTTAAGTGACGACGGAAAGACCCAATCTATGTAATGATCGATTTGGTGTAATCGCATCGTTaacttgatatttttcttctcattttagttttatttattatttattactcaTATCCTATCTTTTCATAATAGCTCTACCGCTTAAGCTAATTTTCTCGTAGATTTATCACTCAAAGTATGAATGTGTGACATCATATAACGACAAAGAACAATATAATTTATCCAAATACTGAATTCattaaaaacaatataattcaatataatataatacaacatattacatatataaaacaataaGTAACAAACCTCACAACAAAGTGTTCATTTATAAGGAGCCAGATATAGTAACGTAGCTGAGAAATTAAATTATTCACCACCACATAATAACCATATAACATTATTTGCTTCTATAAAAAAATCTTTGTACTataatacatacataaatacatatataactttGTTTACAAACCAAACGACTGCAAAAAGATATAGTAAatccaaaaaaatgaaattgcaGTTGTATAATCAACAAATACCAAAAACTAACGCAAGCATAACGAATACCCAATTCAATTGATTACCTAAAACCTTAGAAAACATCGATAATGAAATCGAATTTGAAGGTTCAGGACTATCATCAGTACTCACATCACGTGGATGATCGAACGAGGAAGGAACAATCGTATCCGGTGCTGATTCTTCATCACCAGAAATCGGACTAATCGGAGCCATTGAGTCATCATCAGACGGATCCTTAAGGGCTCGAGGCAATCCTTGACCATATGTAacgttaattttaaaatgttgacCGTTTTCACACTGTTCACCATCGTAATCGCTAGAGAAAAAATATGTTGGCCCAACTTTTAATAGTGGCACTGCTACTGTAACTGGAAAAATTGATGTTGAAGATGGATCTGCAGATACCCATTGCATGGTATCATTGTCTAAGGCATTGTTGTAGTCACAATTTTTGTATGTTGTAAAGTTGTAAGTTTGAGTGACTGAATGGTTATTGTCTGAATTAAATACtgcataattaaaaaaaagaaaagaaaagaagattttttttagtaattaagatgatattcaaaaattaatgaatttagaATCAAAAGAGAGAagcattccaaaacacttctgATTTGACGtgtattattagttttattttcaaattattgacAATCTATTTGATTAACTTAACACCCTCTATTTGTTTACTAACTCCCGTGGTTactaataaaattgaaaaatatattgaaaatattttaaatttggtgaaaatttaaatgtgtatttcaTTCACGCACGTAATAATACCTAGGTAGGTCTATGAGAGAGTGATGAATTGGCTTGTATGTTTGGAACATGTGCAAGCATATGGTGAGTACATGTTACTTGTACAATACCTTATCATAACACACACTTCTACAACTAACTTATCAAACTCTAAATAATGCCAACAAATACAGCTGTTTGtgatcaattaaaaaaaatttcaaaccaTCAAAATCAAGTTAGGAATtggtgattttaaaaaaaaaatagtaagtaCAAAGATCAATGTATTTGGTAAAGTAGTTTGTAAATCATTCATCACTCAAATAAATCATaagcaaaattaaaaaaaaatccaaagatCCATAAATCAAGATTGTTCCATGCTTTATTTTTGTTACACATTGAGATACAGAGTTATCATATAATGATGCCCCCTACCCCAcacaaaaaagagagaagaaaacttATGGACACAAATAGTTGGAATACATTCAAAAAAGCTTCAAAGCAAATCATCttctaataattattaaattatatattcaacaaaacttaataattttaaattaaattttatataaatttaatcatgTACAAGTAATCTATTCAGAATTCAGTGAACAAAAGTAATCATGATCCAAAACacattaaacaaattaaaattttagttctgtctgtaattaatttatataaactGTGTTTACGCTGTCtgtgtatataagttaaatattaAGAAAGAAAACTTACTTAGAAAATCACCAAGGCTGAATTTTTTGTTAGCAGTCCATTTGTCATAGTTAACAAGAGGTTTTTCAAGATTATCAAACCAACCTAAAGAATCACCCACAGTGTAATTTTTGTAAGCATCAACTGATgttgaaaaggaaatcaaaataagaagaagaactAGACATGAAAGTGATCTATTGTTGAAAAT is a genomic window containing:
- the LOC107003222 gene encoding blue copper protein-like; this translates as MEQTIFNNRSLSCLVLLLILISFSTSVDAYKNYTVGDSLGWFDNLEKPLVNYDKWTANKKFSLGDFLIFNSDNNHSVTQTYNFTTYKNCDYNNALDNDTMQWVSADPSSTSIFPVTVAVPLLKVGPTYFFSSDYDGEQCENGQHFKINVTYGQGLPRALKDPSDDDSMAPISPISGDEESAPDTIVPSSFDHPRDVSTDDSPEPSNSISLSMFSKVLGNQLNWVFVMLALVFGIC